One window of the Nocardioides jiangxiensis genome contains the following:
- the orn gene encoding oligoribonuclease, whose amino-acid sequence MNDKLVWIDCEMTGLDLGADALIEIAALVTDFDLNVLGDGVDIIVKPEPAALEQMNDFVRDMHVKSGLLEELDGGVTLAEAEEQVLAYIREHCPEGSRPPLAGNTVGTDRAFISRDMPQLEAFLHYRIIDVSSIKELSRRWFPKAWYQSPEKRGNHRALADIQESIEELRYYRDAVFVPSPGPDTETAKAIAERHGGSITGLGRPETGADSDETAPTQ is encoded by the coding sequence GTGAACGACAAGCTGGTGTGGATCGACTGCGAGATGACCGGGCTCGACCTGGGGGCCGACGCGCTCATCGAGATCGCGGCCCTGGTGACGGACTTCGACCTCAACGTCCTGGGCGACGGGGTCGACATCATCGTGAAGCCGGAGCCCGCCGCGCTCGAGCAGATGAACGACTTCGTCCGCGACATGCACGTCAAGTCCGGTCTGCTCGAGGAGCTCGACGGCGGCGTGACCCTCGCCGAGGCGGAGGAGCAGGTGCTCGCCTACATCCGTGAGCACTGCCCCGAGGGCAGCCGTCCGCCGCTGGCCGGCAACACCGTCGGCACCGACCGCGCGTTCATCTCCCGTGACATGCCTCAGCTGGAGGCCTTCCTGCACTACCGGATCATCGACGTCTCCTCCATCAAGGAGCTCTCGCGCCGGTGGTTCCCGAAGGCGTGGTACCAGTCGCCGGAGAAGCGCGGCAACCACCGCGCCCTGGCCGACATCCAGGAATCGATCGAGGAGCTCCGCTACTACCGCGACGCCGTCTTCGTGCCCTCGCCGGGCCCGGACACGGAGACCGCGAAGGCGATCGCCGAGCGTCATGGCGGCTCCATCACCGGCCTCGGGCGTCCGGAAACCGGGGCCGATTCGGACGAGACGGCACCTACCCAGTAG
- a CDS encoding GNAT family N-acetyltransferase, giving the protein MTVVSTLQDRLLSVTQVPRELWAEGAEVVALAQAATGFPTHVAVSDIRAHTAGRQNAALGVWLASETSPHGSVVVGHALLTRLSPADPGWSTVRDRTTRIALATGRLVELGGLAVRPDRTGNGAAEALVRARLAWLREHDLVGCSSVWRGSAGSTRLAERYGRRVARRTDRASDRFVYDR; this is encoded by the coding sequence ATGACCGTTGTGTCGACCCTGCAGGACCGGTTGCTGTCGGTCACACAGGTCCCGCGAGAGCTCTGGGCCGAGGGCGCCGAGGTGGTCGCGCTGGCACAGGCCGCCACCGGGTTCCCCACGCACGTGGCGGTCTCGGACATCCGTGCTCACACCGCAGGGCGGCAGAACGCCGCACTCGGGGTCTGGCTCGCCTCGGAGACGTCGCCGCACGGCTCCGTCGTCGTCGGCCATGCCCTGCTGACCCGGCTCTCGCCCGCGGACCCGGGCTGGTCCACGGTGCGTGATCGAACGACCCGGATCGCGCTCGCGACCGGGCGACTGGTCGAGCTCGGCGGCCTCGCCGTACGCCCGGACCGGACCGGCAACGGCGCCGCCGAGGCGCTGGTCCGGGCCCGCCTCGCATGGCTCCGCGAGCACGACCTCGTCGGCTGCTCGTCGGTCTGGCGCGGGTCGGCCGGCTCGACGCGCCTGGCGGAGCGTTACGGGCGACGTGTCGCACGGCGGACCGACCGCGCCTCCGACCGGTTCGTCTACGACCGCTGA
- a CDS encoding aminopeptidase P family protein has product MTEPQTDAPETSTRQPETPHTESHDPAVPAAYAAFMRTGWGDRELDLPPHPVAPLAAGRRKSLAEAFPGERLIVPAGGYKVRSNDTDYRFRPDTAHAWLSGNQTSDAVLVVEPSGEAVLYARPRSSRETDEFFRDRQYGELWAGRRPSLHEMGSSLGVEVRHLSELDAVLVGGTPTRVLRGVDARVDSVVAPASGDDELAQVLSEMRLVKDAWEIGELQEACDITALGFTDAVREWDRVLEFGERWLEGTFFRRARAMGNDLGYDSIVGGGAHATTLHWIENSGPIVPGELVLLDMGVEGRNLYTADVTRTLPVSGRFTPLQRDLYTLVFTAQQAGIEAVKPGARFLAAHDAAMSVLAHGLEDLGLLPVSAEEALDPDSKVYARWTLHGTSHMLGMDVHDCGRASIDVYPRGDLAEGMVLTVEPGLYFQSDDLLVPEELRGIGIRIEDDIVVTADGSLNLSDSLPRSADDVEDWMGTLLP; this is encoded by the coding sequence GTGACCGAGCCCCAGACAGACGCACCGGAAACCTCGACTCGCCAGCCGGAGACCCCGCACACCGAGTCCCACGACCCCGCCGTACCCGCGGCGTACGCAGCGTTCATGCGCACCGGGTGGGGTGACCGCGAGCTCGACCTGCCCCCGCACCCGGTGGCTCCCCTGGCCGCCGGACGCCGCAAGAGCCTCGCGGAGGCCTTCCCGGGCGAGCGGCTGATCGTTCCCGCCGGCGGCTACAAGGTGCGCTCCAACGACACCGACTACCGGTTCCGCCCGGACACCGCCCACGCCTGGCTCTCCGGCAACCAGACCTCCGACGCGGTCCTCGTCGTGGAGCCGTCCGGGGAGGCCGTCCTCTACGCCCGGCCCCGCTCCTCGCGCGAGACCGACGAGTTCTTCCGCGACCGCCAGTACGGCGAGCTGTGGGCGGGCCGCCGTCCCTCGCTGCACGAGATGGGCTCCTCGCTCGGCGTCGAGGTCCGCCACCTGTCCGAGCTCGACGCCGTCCTCGTGGGCGGCACCCCCACGCGCGTGCTCCGTGGTGTCGACGCCCGCGTCGACAGCGTCGTGGCCCCGGCCAGCGGGGACGACGAGCTGGCGCAGGTGCTCTCGGAGATGCGGCTGGTCAAGGACGCCTGGGAGATCGGCGAGCTGCAGGAGGCCTGCGACATCACGGCGCTCGGCTTCACCGACGCGGTCCGCGAGTGGGACCGGGTCCTGGAGTTCGGCGAGCGCTGGCTCGAGGGCACCTTCTTCCGCCGCGCCCGCGCGATGGGCAACGACCTCGGCTACGACTCGATCGTCGGCGGCGGCGCCCACGCGACGACCCTGCACTGGATCGAGAACTCCGGCCCGATCGTCCCGGGCGAGCTGGTGCTGCTCGACATGGGCGTCGAGGGCCGCAACCTCTACACCGCCGACGTCACGCGCACCCTCCCCGTCTCCGGGCGCTTCACCCCCCTCCAGCGCGACCTGTACACGCTCGTCTTCACCGCCCAGCAGGCCGGCATCGAGGCCGTGAAGCCCGGCGCGCGGTTCCTCGCGGCCCACGATGCCGCGATGTCGGTGCTCGCCCACGGCCTGGAGGACCTCGGTCTCCTCCCCGTCTCCGCGGAGGAGGCGCTCGACCCGGACTCGAAGGTCTACGCCCGGTGGACACTGCACGGCACCAGCCACATGCTCGGCATGGACGTGCACGACTGCGGCCGCGCCTCGATCGACGTCTACCCGCGCGGCGACCTCGCGGAGGGCATGGTCCTCACGGTGGAGCCCGGTCTCTACTTCCAGTCCGACGACCTGCTCGTGCCCGAGGAGCTGCGTGGCATCGGCATCCGGATCGAGGACGACATCGTGGTCACCGCCGACGGCTCGCTCAACCTCTCCGACAGCCTGCCGCGGTCGGCGGACGACGTCGAGGACTGGATGGGCACGCTGCTCCCCTGA
- a CDS encoding PrsW family intramembrane metalloprotease encodes MSVTVPQPRATRDTVLFTVIVAVVAALAAIPTGLVILLSGGGPIVFVAALFALVPVGPVVAAYLWLDRYEPEPKVLLALGLAWGACVATFLALLAQEVGTVILSLSDQASSTIVAPLTEELAKGLFLVLLLVWRRHEYDGVLDGIVYAGMVGVGFAFTENVLYLAVAWNGADGAPGGVVGLTSTFVIRCLFSPFAHPFFTAMTGIGIGLAIQSRSALGRACWPLVGYLLAVLCHAAWNTSATFSGGAGFIAAYTIVMLPAFLLAVGFAIWVRGREETLLTASLEDAARRGFLHSGHVPYVVDLRRRRAARQHAHIVGGVHAARAVRDYQQAAIELGYLHHRFLRGTAPRDAVARGQAFVELLQRLGPAVVFPPDGSVRPVPPPAPAHPVHRAAPGDRPA; translated from the coding sequence ATGTCAGTGACCGTGCCGCAGCCTCGTGCCACGCGCGACACGGTGCTCTTCACCGTCATCGTCGCCGTGGTGGCCGCGCTCGCCGCGATCCCCACCGGGCTGGTGATCCTGCTCTCGGGTGGCGGCCCGATCGTCTTCGTCGCCGCGCTCTTCGCCCTGGTCCCCGTCGGCCCCGTTGTCGCGGCCTACCTCTGGCTGGATCGCTACGAGCCCGAGCCGAAGGTGCTGCTGGCCCTCGGCCTGGCCTGGGGCGCCTGCGTCGCCACCTTCCTCGCGCTCCTCGCGCAGGAGGTCGGCACGGTCATCCTGTCCCTGTCGGACCAGGCCAGCTCGACGATCGTGGCACCGCTGACCGAGGAGCTCGCCAAGGGCCTCTTCCTCGTGCTCCTGCTCGTCTGGCGCCGCCACGAGTACGACGGCGTCCTCGACGGCATCGTCTACGCCGGCATGGTCGGCGTCGGCTTCGCGTTCACCGAGAACGTCCTCTACCTCGCCGTCGCCTGGAACGGCGCCGACGGCGCTCCCGGCGGTGTCGTCGGCCTGACCTCGACCTTCGTGATCCGCTGCCTGTTCAGCCCGTTCGCCCACCCGTTCTTCACCGCGATGACCGGCATCGGCATCGGCCTGGCGATCCAGAGCCGCAGCGCGCTCGGTCGCGCCTGCTGGCCGCTCGTCGGCTACCTGCTCGCCGTCCTGTGCCACGCCGCCTGGAACACGTCGGCGACCTTCTCCGGCGGCGCCGGGTTCATCGCGGCGTACACGATCGTGATGCTGCCGGCGTTCCTGCTCGCCGTCGGCTTCGCGATCTGGGTGCGCGGGCGCGAGGAGACCCTGCTGACGGCTTCCCTCGAGGACGCCGCCCGCCGCGGTTTCCTCCACTCCGGACACGTTCCGTACGTCGTCGACCTGCGGCGCAGGCGTGCAGCGCGCCAGCATGCACACATCGTGGGTGGTGTGCACGCGGCACGGGCAGTGCGGGACTACCAGCAGGCGGCGATCGAACTCGGGTACCTTCACCACCGGTTCCTGCGGGGGACCGCACCGCGCGACGCCGTTGCGCGGGGCCAGGCCTTCGTGGAGCTCCTGCAGCGGCTCGGACCCGCCGTCGTGTTCCCGCCGGACGGATCCGTACGCCCCGTTCCACCGCCCGCCCCCGCACACCCCGTCCACCGAGCCGCACCAGGAGACCGACCCGCATGA
- a CDS encoding ABC transporter, with product MSESTKMLTALVRLRGALQGAVLPLDVPGVEAERDARLAMIDQLEDYVIPRLTAIDGPLLTVVGGSTGAGKSTLVNSLIGNRVTEPGLLRPTTRSPVLVHNPADAEWFGQDRILPDLVRTDRSTGDTSSLQLVASDRVPAGLAILDAPDVDSVEEANRVLAAQLLAAADLWLFVTSAARYADQVPWEYLKKAAERSTAVAIVLDRTSDDAVETVATHLARMLAARGLKDSPLFIVREGQPDEHGVLPASYVADIRGWLEALADDADARGAVVKQTLEGAIRVISARTYEIAAVVEDHGKALQSLRADADRAYDRALDAISKATADGTLLRGEVLARWQDFVGTGELLKTLENKVGGLRDRLVNAVKGKPAQVERVTHAVESGLEKLLVEHAENAAEQAAAYWSSTGPGRSLLQAQDRDLDRASRQFRGAAETLVRDWQHGVLEMVRAEGADKRTTARYLAYGVNGLAVALMVVTFSATAGLSGAEVGIAGGSAVLGQKLLEAVFGDQAVRTLAERARKDLDRRVQELFAGERERFTRVLDDLGVDPRSPELLRAAARRVDDLRFAAQSDSTSTGSE from the coding sequence ATGAGTGAGTCCACGAAGATGCTCACCGCGCTGGTGCGTCTCCGAGGCGCGCTCCAGGGCGCCGTCCTGCCCCTCGACGTTCCCGGTGTCGAGGCGGAGCGTGACGCGCGGCTGGCGATGATCGACCAGCTCGAGGACTACGTCATCCCGCGCCTGACCGCGATCGACGGCCCGCTGCTGACCGTCGTCGGTGGATCCACGGGCGCCGGCAAGTCCACGCTGGTCAACTCGCTGATCGGCAACCGGGTGACCGAGCCCGGCCTGCTGCGCCCGACGACCCGCTCGCCCGTCCTCGTGCACAACCCGGCCGACGCCGAGTGGTTCGGACAGGACCGGATCCTCCCGGACCTGGTCCGCACCGACCGGTCGACCGGCGACACGAGCTCGCTGCAGCTCGTCGCCAGCGACAGGGTGCCGGCCGGTCTCGCCATCCTCGACGCTCCCGACGTGGACTCGGTCGAGGAGGCGAACCGGGTGCTCGCGGCGCAGCTGCTCGCGGCCGCGGACCTCTGGCTCTTCGTCACCAGCGCCGCGCGCTACGCGGACCAGGTGCCGTGGGAGTACCTGAAGAAGGCAGCCGAGCGCTCGACGGCCGTCGCGATCGTCCTCGACCGCACCTCCGACGACGCCGTCGAGACCGTGGCGACGCACCTCGCGCGGATGCTCGCAGCGCGCGGTCTGAAGGACTCCCCGCTGTTCATCGTCCGCGAGGGCCAGCCCGACGAGCACGGCGTCCTGCCGGCGTCGTACGTCGCCGACATCCGCGGCTGGCTCGAGGCCCTCGCCGATGACGCCGACGCCCGCGGCGCGGTCGTGAAGCAGACCCTCGAGGGCGCGATCCGCGTGATCAGCGCCCGGACCTACGAGATCGCGGCGGTCGTCGAGGACCACGGCAAGGCGCTGCAGTCCCTGCGCGCCGACGCCGACCGTGCCTACGACCGTGCGCTGGACGCGATCAGCAAGGCCACCGCCGACGGCACGCTCCTGCGCGGCGAGGTGCTCGCCCGCTGGCAGGACTTCGTCGGCACGGGCGAGCTGCTCAAGACGCTCGAGAACAAGGTCGGCGGGCTCCGCGACCGCCTCGTCAACGCCGTCAAGGGCAAGCCCGCCCAGGTCGAGCGCGTCACCCACGCGGTGGAGTCCGGCCTGGAGAAGCTGCTCGTCGAGCATGCCGAGAACGCCGCCGAGCAGGCCGCCGCCTACTGGTCCTCCACCGGCCCAGGCCGCAGCCTCCTGCAGGCCCAGGACCGCGACCTCGACCGGGCGTCGCGCCAGTTCCGCGGCGCTGCCGAGACGCTGGTGCGCGACTGGCAGCACGGCGTCCTCGAGATGGTCCGCGCCGAGGGTGCCGACAAGCGCACGACCGCGCGCTACCTGGCCTACGGCGTCAACGGCCTGGCCGTGGCGCTCATGGTCGTGACGTTCTCCGCCACCGCCGGGCTCTCCGGCGCCGAGGTCGGCATCGCCGGCGGCAGTGCCGTGCTCGGCCAGAAGCTGCTCGAGGCGGTCTTCGGTGACCAGGCGGTCCGTACGCTCGCGGAGCGGGCCCGCAAGGACCTCGACCGCCGCGTGCAGGAGCTCTTCGCGGGTGAGCGCGAGCGCTTCACTCGCGTCCTCGACGATCTCGGTGTCGACCCGCGCAGCCCCGAGCTGCTCCGCGCTGCGGCGCGCCGCGTCGACGACCTGCGCTTCGCGGCGCAGTCCGACTCCACCTCCACCGGAAGCGAGTGA
- a CDS encoding YfjP family GTPase: MLDGVKKLVSSGSGIGRRAEALEAVVEAARGRLDDTLLDEAHQVADRVSERLRLSAHHTVVGLAGATGSGKSSTFNALTGLELSAVGVRRPTTSWATACVWGGEGAGELLTWLGIPPRHHVTRDSMLDSTKQDDAFDGVVLLDLPDHDSTDVSHHLEADRLVQLADVLVWVLDPQKYADAAIHNRYLKPMASHANVMIVVLNHIDTVPEDRREQMLSDVRRLLAADGLDDVPVFAVSARHGDNMEKLRKEIAKRVASKKATRKRLEADVKAVGEKVSAVSGTAAPKALGGDVAGELDDALADAAGVPVVVDAVEASARMRAARATGWPVVAWVSKLKPDPLKRLHLDLGQEGRALVKSARTSIPEPTPVQSARVDAAVRAACDEVGEGLAKPWQQAIRGAATARLGDLNDRLDHTLASTDLGVARVPWWASLVRIVQWLLILAVLAGGVWLAGLALAGSLQFDVPSPKVGPVAVPTLLLVGGVAGGILLALLSRVLVNLSARSKARAADRRLREGIHAVAQDLVLSPINTELAAYAVVREQLARVLKK, encoded by the coding sequence GTGCTCGATGGTGTCAAGAAGCTGGTCTCCTCCGGCTCCGGCATCGGCCGCCGCGCCGAGGCCCTCGAGGCAGTCGTGGAGGCGGCTCGTGGCCGTCTCGACGACACGCTGCTCGACGAGGCCCACCAGGTCGCCGACCGTGTCTCCGAGCGTCTCCGCCTGTCGGCGCACCACACCGTGGTGGGCCTGGCCGGCGCGACCGGCTCGGGCAAGTCCTCGACGTTCAACGCCCTCACCGGTCTGGAGCTCTCCGCCGTCGGTGTGCGTCGTCCGACCACGTCGTGGGCGACCGCCTGCGTCTGGGGCGGCGAGGGAGCAGGGGAGCTGCTCACCTGGCTCGGCATCCCGCCGCGCCACCACGTCACGCGTGACTCGATGCTCGACAGCACGAAGCAGGACGACGCCTTCGACGGCGTCGTCCTCCTCGACCTGCCCGACCACGACTCGACCGACGTCTCGCACCACCTCGAGGCCGATCGCCTCGTCCAGCTCGCCGACGTGCTCGTCTGGGTCCTCGACCCGCAGAAGTACGCCGACGCAGCGATCCACAACCGCTACCTCAAGCCGATGGCTTCGCACGCCAACGTGATGATCGTGGTGCTCAACCACATCGACACGGTGCCCGAGGACCGTCGCGAGCAGATGCTCTCCGACGTACGCCGCCTGCTCGCTGCCGACGGGCTCGACGACGTGCCGGTGTTCGCTGTCAGCGCCCGTCACGGCGACAACATGGAGAAGCTCCGCAAGGAGATCGCCAAGCGGGTCGCGTCCAAGAAGGCAACCCGCAAGCGACTCGAGGCCGACGTCAAGGCGGTCGGCGAGAAGGTCTCCGCGGTCTCCGGGACCGCGGCGCCGAAGGCGCTCGGCGGTGATGTCGCCGGCGAGCTCGACGACGCCCTGGCCGACGCCGCCGGCGTGCCGGTCGTGGTCGACGCAGTCGAGGCCTCGGCGCGCATGCGGGCCGCGCGGGCCACCGGCTGGCCCGTGGTCGCCTGGGTGTCGAAGCTGAAGCCGGACCCGCTCAAGCGCCTCCACCTCGACCTGGGCCAGGAGGGTCGTGCGCTGGTGAAGTCGGCGCGCACCTCGATCCCGGAGCCGACGCCGGTGCAGAGCGCCCGCGTCGACGCCGCCGTGCGCGCGGCCTGCGACGAGGTCGGAGAGGGTCTCGCCAAGCCGTGGCAGCAGGCGATCCGCGGTGCGGCGACGGCGCGCCTCGGTGACCTCAACGACCGCCTGGACCACACCCTGGCCTCGACCGACCTCGGTGTCGCGCGCGTCCCGTGGTGGGCCTCCCTGGTGCGCATCGTCCAGTGGCTCCTGATCCTGGCGGTGCTCGCCGGTGGGGTGTGGCTCGCAGGCCTCGCGCTGGCGGGCTCGCTGCAGTTCGACGTGCCCTCCCCGAAGGTCGGCCCGGTGGCCGTGCCGACGCTCCTGCTGGTCGGGGGAGTGGCCGGCGGCATCCTCCTGGCCCTGCTGAGCCGGGTGCTCGTCAACCTGTCGGCGCGGTCGAAGGCGCGGGCCGCCGACCGGCGCCTGCGCGAGGGCATCCATGCAGTCGCGCAGGACCTGGTGCTGTCGCCGATCAACACCGAGCTCGCAGCGTATGCGGTCGTGCGCGAGCAGCTGGCCAGGGTCCTGAAGAAGTAG
- a CDS encoding cysteine dioxygenase, with protein MHPTPAHSLTLEELADWTRRVADQVQRGEHEIRADADERWHIRVHCDDMVDVWLISWTADQGTELHDHGGSAGAFTVVQGRLTETAWAGGVAPSTDRARSRRTGHLTDLVREAGETSVFGGHYVHDVRNVEDAVAVSVHAYSPPLSRMHFYDVEAGRLVRRASAWTDDPEAPAPAREAS; from the coding sequence ATGCACCCGACCCCTGCTCACTCGCTGACCCTCGAGGAGCTCGCCGACTGGACCCGCCGCGTCGCGGACCAGGTCCAGCGCGGCGAGCACGAGATCCGCGCCGACGCCGACGAGCGCTGGCACATCCGGGTGCACTGCGACGACATGGTCGACGTCTGGCTGATCAGCTGGACCGCCGACCAGGGCACCGAGCTCCACGACCACGGCGGCTCCGCCGGTGCGTTCACCGTGGTGCAGGGGCGGCTCACCGAGACCGCGTGGGCGGGTGGTGTCGCTCCGTCGACAGACCGGGCACGCAGCCGGCGTACCGGTCACCTGACGGACCTCGTCCGCGAGGCGGGGGAGACGTCGGTCTTCGGCGGCCACTACGTGCACGACGTCCGCAACGTCGAGGACGCGGTGGCGGTCAGTGTGCACGCCTACTCGCCGCCGCTCTCGCGGATGCACTTCTACGACGTCGAGGCCGGCCGCCTGGTGCGCCGCGCGTCGGCGTGGACCGACGACCCTGAGGCCCCCGCGCCCGCCCGGGAGGCGTCGTGA
- a CDS encoding rhodanese-like domain-containing protein codes for MSTFSSVEEMLAHARQGLLRLTPHEARDAVDSGARMVDIRPEWQRRADGEIPGALVVERNHLEWQLHPDSDARLPQAAPGQHWIVVCTEGYTSSLAAASLNSLGVPAADLEGGLHAWRAAGLPVVPGGTPVEQLVHVATRGAA; via the coding sequence GTGAGCACCTTCTCCTCCGTCGAGGAGATGCTCGCGCACGCCCGCCAGGGGCTCCTGCGCCTCACGCCCCACGAGGCGCGCGACGCGGTCGACTCGGGAGCACGCATGGTCGACATCCGGCCCGAGTGGCAGCGACGCGCGGACGGCGAGATCCCCGGTGCGCTCGTGGTCGAGCGCAACCACCTCGAGTGGCAGCTGCACCCCGACTCCGACGCCCGCCTCCCACAGGCCGCGCCCGGCCAGCACTGGATCGTCGTCTGCACCGAGGGCTACACCTCCTCCCTGGCCGCCGCGTCGCTGAACTCGCTCGGCGTTCCAGCTGCGGACCTGGAAGGTGGGCTGCATGCGTGGCGCGCCGCTGGCCTTCCGGTCGTGCCGGGTGGTACACCGGTCGAACAGCTGGTCCACGTCGCCACCCGAGGAGCCGCGTGA
- a CDS encoding ABC transporter ATP-binding protein: protein MIEFRSVSKTFADGTAAVRDFNLVLPSHTTTVFVGSSGCGKTTLLRMVNRLVEPSSGQVLIDDVDVATRHPVELRRSIGYVMQHAGLLPHRRVLDNVAVPLRLSGVSRAEAAARALAALETVGLDPVLARRYPRQLSGGQQQRVGVARGLVADPNILLMDEPFGAVDPIVRDDLQRELLRLQRELGKTIVFVTHDVDEAFLLGDQVVILRKGGQIAQAGTPAEILADPADDFVRSFVGLDRARRTLHIEERAGRQVVVDGDGRPAGVLDPA, encoded by the coding sequence GTGATCGAGTTCCGCTCCGTCAGCAAGACCTTCGCTGACGGCACCGCCGCCGTGCGGGACTTCAACCTCGTCCTGCCCTCGCACACCACGACCGTCTTCGTCGGCTCGTCCGGCTGCGGCAAGACGACGCTGCTGCGCATGGTCAACCGGCTCGTCGAGCCGAGCTCGGGCCAGGTGCTGATCGACGACGTCGACGTGGCGACCCGCCACCCCGTCGAGCTGCGGCGCTCGATCGGCTACGTCATGCAGCACGCCGGGCTGCTGCCGCACCGCCGGGTACTCGACAACGTCGCGGTGCCCCTGCGGCTCTCCGGGGTGTCCCGAGCCGAGGCCGCCGCGCGGGCGCTCGCCGCGCTGGAGACCGTGGGGCTCGACCCGGTCCTGGCCCGCCGCTACCCGCGGCAGCTCTCCGGAGGCCAGCAGCAGCGCGTCGGAGTGGCCCGTGGGCTCGTCGCCGACCCGAACATCCTGCTCATGGACGAGCCGTTCGGCGCCGTCGACCCGATCGTGCGCGACGACCTCCAGCGGGAGCTCCTGCGGCTCCAGCGTGAGCTGGGCAAGACCATCGTCTTCGTCACACACGACGTCGACGAGGCGTTCCTGCTCGGCGACCAGGTGGTGATCCTGCGCAAGGGCGGGCAGATCGCCCAGGCGGGCACGCCTGCCGAGATCCTCGCGGACCCGGCCGACGACTTCGTCCGCAGCTTCGTTGGCCTGGACCGGGCGCGGCGCACGCTGCACATCGAGGAGCGCGCCGGCCGGCAGGTCGTCGTCGACGGCGACGGCCGGCCCGCCGGCGTGCTGGACCCGGCATGA
- a CDS encoding ABC transporter permease — MTWFLENADRIGDLTVRHLWLSVLPVALGFLIAVPIGWWAQRHARLGAVVLGTGSILYTVPSLPLLVILPGVLGTSFLDPANVVVVLTLYAVALLVRTAADAFAQVPRDVVDAADATGHSAVQRALRVELPLAGPVLLAGVRVVSVSTVSLVTIGALIGVANLGSLFTEGYQRGFTTEIVIGLGTVVLLALALDAVWVLLGRLLLPWARGARAGG, encoded by the coding sequence ATGACCTGGTTCCTCGAGAACGCCGACCGCATCGGCGACCTCACGGTGCGCCACCTGTGGCTCAGCGTGCTCCCGGTCGCGCTCGGCTTCCTGATCGCGGTGCCGATCGGCTGGTGGGCCCAGCGCCATGCGCGCCTCGGTGCCGTCGTCCTCGGCACGGGCAGCATCCTCTACACGGTGCCGTCGCTGCCGCTGCTGGTGATCCTCCCCGGCGTCCTGGGAACGAGCTTCCTCGACCCGGCCAACGTGGTGGTCGTCCTCACCCTCTACGCGGTGGCCCTCCTGGTCCGGACGGCGGCCGACGCCTTCGCCCAGGTACCGCGCGACGTCGTCGACGCCGCCGACGCGACCGGGCACTCGGCCGTGCAGCGAGCGCTCCGGGTGGAGCTGCCCCTCGCCGGCCCCGTGCTGCTCGCCGGCGTCCGCGTGGTGTCGGTGAGCACGGTCAGCCTCGTCACCATCGGAGCACTGATCGGCGTGGCGAACCTCGGCTCCCTCTTCACCGAGGGCTACCAGCGCGGCTTCACCACCGAGATCGTGATCGGGCTGGGCACCGTCGTGCTGCTCGCCCTCGCGCTCGACGCGGTGTGGGTGCTCCTCGGGCGGCTCCTGTTGCCGTGGGCGCGGGGAGCGAGGGCGGGCGGATGA
- a CDS encoding ABC transporter permease, with translation MSNVFAEAADWLTDGTHWQGADGVPARLGEHLGYSALTVVIAAAVALPLGLWIGHTGRLRGLAIGLTGALRSLPTLGLLTLVVLWMGIGLTPPVLALVVLAVPPLLAGAYAGVESVDPRTVDAARGLGFTEWQVLTRVEVPLALPLILGGFRSAVLQVVSTATVAAYIGLGGLGRYLIDGIAVRDYPQTLAGSLVVVVLALALDGAFAVAQRSAARA, from the coding sequence ATGAGCAACGTCTTCGCCGAGGCGGCCGACTGGCTCACCGACGGCACGCACTGGCAGGGGGCCGACGGCGTGCCGGCGCGGCTCGGGGAGCACCTGGGCTACTCCGCGCTGACCGTCGTCATCGCCGCGGCCGTCGCACTGCCGCTCGGGCTGTGGATCGGGCACACCGGCCGCCTCCGCGGCCTCGCGATCGGCCTCACGGGAGCGCTGCGGTCGCTGCCGACGCTCGGCCTGCTCACGCTGGTGGTGCTCTGGATGGGCATCGGGCTCACCCCGCCGGTCCTCGCCCTCGTCGTCCTGGCCGTGCCGCCCCTCCTCGCCGGCGCGTACGCCGGGGTGGAGTCCGTGGACCCGCGCACCGTCGACGCGGCCCGGGGCCTCGGGTTCACCGAGTGGCAGGTGCTCACCCGCGTCGAGGTACCGCTCGCTCTCCCGCTCATCCTGGGCGGCTTCCGGTCCGCGGTCCTCCAGGTCGTCTCCACCGCCACGGTCGCGGCGTACATCGGGCTCGGCGGCCTCGGCCGGTACCTGATCGACGGCATCGCCGTCCGCGACTATCCGCAGACCCTCGCCGGCTCGCTGGTGGTCGTCGTTCTCGCGCTGGCTCTGGACGGTGCCTTCGCGGTCGCGCAACGATCAGCAGCACGGGCCTGA